From Pyramidobacter piscolens W5455, the proteins below share one genomic window:
- a CDS encoding class II SORL domain-containing protein: MKIGELIQSGDWKGEKHVPVIEAPASVKAGETAHVVLSVGKEIAHPNTMEHYIAWIKLYFKGASSKFAVELGELTFDVHGDNATAPQGCLHVKLKESGTLIAVSYCNLHGLWESSAEITVE, encoded by the coding sequence ATGAAAATTGGCGAACTGATTCAAAGCGGCGACTGGAAAGGCGAAAAACACGTTCCCGTGATCGAAGCGCCGGCGTCCGTCAAGGCGGGGGAGACGGCGCACGTGGTGCTTTCGGTCGGCAAGGAGATCGCCCATCCCAACACGATGGAGCACTACATCGCCTGGATCAAGCTCTACTTCAAGGGCGCGTCCAGCAAATTCGCGGTCGAACTCGGCGAGCTGACCTTCGACGTCCACGGCGACAACGCCACGGCGCCTCAGGGCTGTCTGCACGTCAAGCTCAAGGAAAGCGGCACGCTCATCGCCGTTTCCTACTGCAACCTTCACGGCCTCTGGGAGTCCAGCGCCGAGATCACGGTGGAGTAA
- a CDS encoding DnaJ C-terminal domain-containing protein — protein MSVAYKDYYEILGVSKTATEQEIKSAYRKLAKKYHPDVNKTPGAEQKYKDVNEAYEVLHDPAKRQKYDALGPNWEAAQQFGGQGGGFQGFGGFPGGGVHMEFGDGGGFSEFFQTIFGNMGGSARGFSASDLFGGRSRTARGEDSEVQITLSLADVIAAPLKRSMTLSGAAGTRTIEVNLPRGIREGSRLKLRGQGAPGRGGGENGDLYVVVHIEADSRFEISGYDLVTAVTVTPWDAVLGGTVSVPSPEGALKVKVPAGSQSGTRLRLHGKGLPMRGGGLRGDLYATIEISVPQNVSARERDLWEQIRALHA, from the coding sequence ATGAGCGTAGCCTACAAAGATTATTACGAAATTCTCGGCGTGTCCAAGACCGCCACGGAACAGGAAATAAAAAGCGCGTACCGCAAACTGGCGAAGAAGTACCATCCCGACGTGAACAAGACCCCCGGCGCGGAGCAGAAGTACAAAGACGTGAACGAAGCGTACGAAGTGCTGCACGATCCGGCAAAACGCCAGAAATACGACGCCCTCGGCCCCAACTGGGAAGCCGCCCAGCAGTTCGGCGGACAGGGCGGCGGCTTTCAGGGCTTCGGCGGATTCCCCGGCGGCGGCGTGCACATGGAATTCGGCGACGGCGGCGGTTTCAGCGAGTTCTTCCAGACCATCTTCGGCAACATGGGCGGTTCCGCACGCGGCTTCAGCGCCAGCGACCTCTTCGGCGGCCGCAGCCGCACGGCCCGCGGCGAAGACAGCGAAGTGCAGATCACGCTTTCGCTGGCCGACGTGATCGCCGCGCCGCTGAAACGGAGCATGACGCTCAGCGGCGCGGCCGGGACCCGCACCATCGAAGTGAACCTGCCCCGCGGCATCCGCGAAGGCTCGCGCCTGAAACTGCGCGGCCAGGGCGCGCCCGGCCGGGGCGGCGGCGAAAACGGCGACCTGTACGTCGTCGTTCACATCGAGGCGGACAGCCGCTTCGAGATCAGCGGCTACGACCTCGTCACCGCCGTGACCGTGACGCCGTGGGACGCCGTGCTCGGCGGCACCGTGAGCGTGCCCTCCCCCGAAGGCGCGTTGAAAGTGAAAGTCCCCGCCGGCTCCCAGTCGGGGACCCGCCTGCGCCTGCACGGCAAAGGACTGCCCATGCGCGGCGGCGGCCTGCGCGGCGACTTGTACGCCACGATCGAAATCAGCGTGCCGCAGAACGTCTCTGCCCGCGAACGAGACCTGTGGGAACAGATCAGGGCGCTGCATGCGTAA
- the dapF gene encoding diaminopimelate epimerase yields the protein MEFWKINGNGNDFITLDMLAAQKPAHELAELARRLCRRRASVGADGLLIVEPSAGAHFRMRLFNADGSEAEMCGNGARCIARFAYERGVAPAEMTFETLAGVMRARVEGSFAEIDLGEQSFAPDWIDRPLTMDGAAFRSCFLWVGVPHLVLFAPEELSRDDCRRIGRAFRADASLFPQGCNVNFARPVGRGELSAVTYERGVEDLTDSCGTGSVAAALSAGLLFGMDSPIEVHNPGGTNRVAFERLDGTRFRTVLGGDTAVVAKGELGPDA from the coding sequence ATGGAATTTTGGAAGATCAACGGCAACGGCAACGATTTCATCACGCTCGACATGCTGGCCGCGCAAAAACCGGCGCACGAACTGGCGGAGCTGGCGCGCCGCCTCTGCCGCCGCCGCGCGTCCGTCGGCGCCGACGGGCTGCTGATCGTGGAGCCGTCCGCGGGCGCGCATTTCCGCATGAGACTGTTCAACGCCGACGGATCGGAAGCCGAAATGTGCGGCAACGGCGCGCGCTGTATCGCGCGCTTCGCTTACGAGCGCGGCGTCGCTCCGGCGGAAATGACGTTCGAGACGCTGGCGGGCGTGATGCGCGCGCGCGTCGAGGGCAGCTTTGCCGAGATCGACCTCGGCGAGCAGTCGTTCGCGCCGGACTGGATCGACCGGCCGCTGACGATGGACGGCGCGGCCTTCCGCAGCTGCTTCTTGTGGGTGGGCGTGCCCCATCTCGTGCTGTTCGCACCGGAGGAACTGAGCCGCGACGACTGCCGGCGCATCGGGCGCGCATTCCGTGCGGACGCGTCGCTGTTCCCGCAGGGCTGCAACGTGAACTTCGCGCGGCCCGTCGGGCGCGGCGAGCTGTCGGCCGTGACCTACGAGCGCGGCGTCGAGGATCTCACCGATTCCTGCGGCACGGGCAGCGTGGCGGCGGCGCTGTCGGCCGGTTTGCTGTTCGGCATGGACAGCCCGATCGAAGTGCACAATCCCGGCGGCACGAACCGAGTCGCTTTCGAACGGCTCGACGGGACGCGCTTCCGCACGGTTCTGGGCGGAGACACCGCCGTTGTCGCAAAGGGGGAACTTGGCCCCGATGCCTGA
- a CDS encoding diacylglycerol kinase: MRHLFKALAHSWGGFLVLLGEAAFRQELVMLLAALSAVCWRRGLSAFAAALPWGLLVLIAEALNTGIEKTVDLCTQEWHPLAKAAKDAASFACGMAILAFALVCARELFL; encoded by the coding sequence ATGAGACATCTTTTCAAAGCGCTGGCGCACTCTTGGGGCGGCTTTCTCGTGCTGCTCGGGGAAGCCGCGTTCCGTCAGGAACTGGTCATGCTGCTTGCCGCGCTGTCGGCCGTGTGCTGGCGGCGCGGCCTTTCCGCTTTCGCCGCCGCGCTGCCCTGGGGACTGCTGGTGCTGATCGCGGAAGCGCTCAACACCGGCATCGAAAAGACGGTGGATCTCTGTACGCAAGAATGGCATCCGCTGGCCAAAGCCGCCAAGGACGCGGCCAGTTTCGCCTGCGGCATGGCGATCCTGGCGTTCGCTCTGGTCTGCGCGCGGGAACTTTTCCTTTAG
- a CDS encoding Na/Pi cotransporter family protein yields the protein MNLSTLFQIMGGVGLFLYGIKLMGDALQDLAGDRMRTLIASLTSTPLKGALVGTLVTMVIQSSAATTIMSVSFVQAGMMTLKQALGVIMGANIGTTVTAQLVAFNMSELALPLLGVGMLLAVFGHSKKRRYVGNGIFGFGLLFIGMSTMEHALGFLAANKQFFLTFAAHPLLGVAAGTLLTMAVQSSSATVGLTIAMAVQGLLPLQSAIAILLGDNLGTTITAVIAALGSSRSAKQAAAGHVLFNLLGVAIFLPLLGPYTALISHTSANIARQLANAHTLFNVVNTILQLPFVSLLARLIQKLIPVKDEKVYAGARYLNESLLNTSPAAALTAVRNELLNMGGMALEMLDLVKQAFASKDPGAVSKLNRVEDGLNDLTRRVAAFAAKLWQRHISDHLSSLLESLVNGSSDIERIGDHAQNMMELYEYLQDHNLEFSPSAVQEFSAMLALVREMVQKALEALRTENVELAREVSVTMEDGVDAMERQLRHTHIQRLNDGSCTPSSGVLFIDLISNMERIGDHATNVAEIVLETSGLHARRETGKKFEM from the coding sequence ATGAACTTGAGCACTCTGTTCCAGATCATGGGCGGCGTCGGGCTGTTCCTGTACGGCATCAAACTGATGGGCGACGCCCTTCAGGATTTGGCGGGCGACCGCATGCGCACGCTGATCGCGTCGCTGACGAGCACGCCGCTCAAGGGCGCGCTGGTCGGCACGCTGGTAACGATGGTGATCCAGTCGAGCGCCGCCACGACGATCATGTCGGTGAGCTTCGTGCAGGCGGGGATGATGACGCTGAAGCAGGCGCTCGGCGTGATCATGGGAGCCAACATCGGCACCACCGTCACGGCGCAGCTGGTCGCCTTCAACATGAGCGAGCTGGCGCTGCCGCTGCTGGGCGTCGGCATGCTGCTGGCCGTCTTCGGCCACTCGAAAAAACGCCGCTACGTCGGCAACGGCATCTTCGGCTTCGGGCTGCTCTTCATCGGCATGAGCACGATGGAGCACGCGCTCGGCTTTCTCGCCGCCAACAAACAGTTTTTTCTCACCTTCGCCGCTCATCCGCTGCTGGGCGTCGCCGCCGGCACGCTGCTGACCATGGCCGTGCAGTCGAGTTCGGCCACGGTCGGCCTCACCATCGCCATGGCCGTGCAGGGGCTGCTGCCGCTTCAGTCGGCCATCGCCATCCTGCTGGGCGACAATCTGGGCACGACGATCACCGCCGTCATCGCCGCGCTTGGTTCGAGCAGGTCGGCCAAGCAGGCCGCCGCTGGGCACGTGCTTTTCAATCTGCTCGGCGTGGCGATCTTCCTGCCGCTGCTTGGCCCCTATACGGCGCTGATCTCGCACACGTCCGCGAATATCGCCCGTCAGCTGGCCAACGCCCACACGCTCTTCAACGTCGTCAACACCATACTCCAGCTGCCCTTTGTGAGTTTGCTCGCCCGGCTGATCCAGAAGCTGATTCCGGTCAAAGATGAAAAAGTTTACGCCGGCGCCCGTTATCTGAATGAAAGCCTGCTGAACACGTCGCCCGCCGCCGCGCTGACGGCGGTGCGCAACGAACTGCTGAACATGGGCGGCATGGCGCTGGAAATGCTCGACCTGGTGAAGCAAGCTTTCGCCTCCAAGGATCCGGGCGCCGTGTCCAAGCTGAATCGGGTGGAAGACGGCCTGAACGACCTGACGCGGCGCGTTGCCGCCTTCGCCGCCAAGCTTTGGCAGCGCCACATCTCCGATCATCTTTCCTCGCTGCTCGAATCTCTCGTGAACGGCTCCAGCGACATCGAGCGCATCGGCGATCATGCCCAGAACATGATGGAGCTTTACGAGTACCTTCAGGATCACAATCTCGAATTTTCGCCGTCCGCCGTTCAGGAGTTTTCCGCGATGCTCGCGCTGGTCCGCGAGATGGTGCAGAAGGCTCTCGAGGCCCTGCGCACGGAGAACGTCGAACTGGCCCGCGAGGTGTCGGTGACGATGGAAGACGGGGTCGACGCCATGGAGAGGCAACTGCGGCACACGCACATACAGCGCCTCAACGACGGGAGCTGTACGCCCTCGTCCGGCGTGCTCTTCATCGACCTGATCAGCAACATGGAGCGCATCGGCGACCACGCCACCAACGTGGCCGAAATCGTTCTGGAAACGTCCGGTCTTCATGCGCGCCGGGAAACGGGCAAAAAGTTCGAAATGTAA